Part of the Psilocybe cubensis strain MGC-MH-2018 chromosome 11, whole genome shotgun sequence genome is shown below.
AGAAATACGAGGTTTCCCCCTTCCGCACCTAGCAGGCGTTCTCAGCGTCATTCCAGcgtctttataacttcttgggGGACTCACCCACTACCCTACTCCCCGTCATCTTTCTAAtcgttttcttgttttcttgCTTTCGATTTTCAGTATTTGATCTGCTGTATATACACGCTCACTTTTGTATTCAACGATACCTCTAATGTGTAGTCTACTGTTTCATATTGTATTATACTGTCGCATATCCATTTTATTTCTCAGTCAAGTTCACTCCGGTTCATTCATAATTAATGAAATAAGTTGGCTCGCCGAGTGACCCGTTGATAATCGACTGCTCGTATGATGGGTGAGTCAGGGAGTTGTGGGTCAAGATGTCCTTTGCGGGGTGTAAACTCTGCGGGTGTTGCGATAGAATTGCCAGTGCCGTATTCGTTCACAAATTCTCTACATCCTCGCAGAAGCTGCCGGTACAGCAGCAAAACGAACCTCTAAGCACAATCGAAGCTAAAACTACATTTATCGGCACGATGAATTAACGCCTCCAACTAGACGTCACGATGTGTAACCTAAGACATGGTAATAACGCAGTACGTACCTGTTCATTAACCCGGTAATATTGAGCTTTGTGTAGGGAGAAAGGTCGTGCACATCCATGGTGAGATTAAAAAAATGTGGTTAGGATGAGATGAGTTTTACCTGCATAACCACTCGTCGCTCAGCCTTTCCAGTCCTGATATCGTACAGCGTGAATGTCCCGTCGGATCCTATACTTGCGAGCACCGATGATTCGCTCATTAAATCGTACAGATGTGATAGTTTCGGTTGATGTTGGGAAAGTGAGAAGATGGATAGATTGATCCTCGCTTAAACGCAGCTTTCCCGGGAATACATTAAGAGGCTAAAGGGCAACGGTTAAAGGATTAGAAATTGAGCTCAGTAAATAAAAGAAGCGCTGATGCGGACATGCAGCGCTGTCGTCCGAGGGTGTTGACTTACCACCTCCGTATTCAGGTTATCGTCTCCAACGGCCCATAGGCTTCACGTTACGATCGACACCGCAGCtaagaagcctttgaccatcCGGAGAGAAGCATAGCCCTGACGCTTTCCCTTGTGCGCCTGGGGAATTTTGGCGATCGGTTTTCGGGTTGCAAGATTGTGGAGGATTATTCCTGGTTTATTCCAATTCCATCATTTAGTGATTATCGCCTGCGTGATTAGAGAACCCACGCACACACCTCCATCCCAGCTTCCACTGGCCACACCTGTTAGGGAGCCAGGTCGCCTGTACAGGACCTCAACAGCATCGATGTGCCCTTCCAGACTGTCCACAAGCGGCTTCGCGAAcatcctttccattttaaccgCATTCAAAGCACGGGTTCGTTCTCTCGCACGGGCAAAGGGTGCATAAGGGGGTTTAAATTCCGAGATGTAGGCGTCGGGGGTCTCCAGGCCGCATTGGCAGATGTGTGTAGACGGGTCATGTTGGAGTACTGAGATTTTCTAAGCTCTTGCCTgactcttcatcctcctctttctcagAGGGTGTCGACTGAGCCAGCGGCGTGGACGTACGGCCATCCTTCCAGCGTCCTCCAATCCCCCGCTATCGCCCTCGTGTCATTACCAGCCAATCGCACCTTGGGTTCGAGACGGCGGCGCTGCGATGAGAGTTCGCACCGCGGGAAAGATCTGGGACAACAGTGTCATGTGAGTGagactcttcctctttttctgctCACTTACCTTCGCTTGTATACTAGTTGATGGCGGGGTGCGCGCTATGACAAGTCGCGTTGTCGTACACGATGCGCCTTGTTAGGAATGTCCTGCCAAGGTGCGTCACCACCCTTTATCAGTCTTAATTACTGTACTAACCTTACCTGCCATTCCTTCTTTGAGatcgacgatgacgacgacgacacagGCGGGGTCAAGGGAGCAGAGTGACGAACTGCGAATACTTGTAAGTTACCTACGCAGCTGGAATTTCACGCTTGCTCACCTCTTGTCTTTTCAGCGTGTCTGTATCGGTGTTGTTGGCGTGCGACTGCGATAGGGAGTTGAGGGGTACTGCGACGGCAAGAGGTCAGTCATTGGAAAACTATGTCATACTCTGATGCTCACTGTTGTTTTACCACTTCCAGTCACTTCAAATCACCATCGTTGGCCTCGTATCTTCTTATGGATCAAGGGTGTCGGGGGCTGTCATAGGAGATGATGGAAAGGACCTTTACTTACCCAAGAATGCCCGCCACAACAGCGTACGCACACCGGAGACCGACTGACACCGGGGTGCGTTGCGATGAAAAGAAACCGCTGGCCAACGACGAGCGCGTTGCTGGAAAAGTGCGTCAATGCTGTAGGTATGGGTTATCAAGGTTTCTACTCACCGTTTTGTTCCCACTCGCAACCGCGCCAGCATGTCCGTGTGTCTGTGCGTCAAGTCAAATTCCACATAGCATGCATTACGACGGACACTCACTATGGCATTGCGTTCCGAGTGCCCGCCACATCTGTGTACGCAGCAGGCTGTGAAGTGTAGTCGGTGAGGAGCGCCTCACTGGCAAGGTGCGTCAGCAATGTGTTTATAAACTGTCAGGTTTCTGCGTACTGTTTTGTTCCCTGTCGCAACCGCGCCCGCGTGTCCATGTGTCTGTGCGTCAAGTCAAACGCCGCGTAGCATGCATTGCAACGGACACTCGCTATGGCATCGCGTTTTGGCGGCATGTTGTTGACGAGAGAGGCAGAGGGGATTGTCGAGGTGCGTCGTCGACGTTTGCAATAGGTTGGAACTGCAGCGATGGGCGGTGAGTCAGTACCAGGGCGCCGTTTAGGGGATGCTGCTCACCATACTACATCCTCAAGATTGTTCTGTCAAGCACACCGTCAGCGCCGTCGTTGAGACTACATACTGCAATACACATACCTTGTAGAGGTGCGTCGTCGACGTTTGCAATCGGTTGGAACTGCAGCGATGGGCGGGGAGTCAATACCAGGGCGTCGTTTAGGGGATGCTGCTGTCACTTGGCGCAGCGGCGAGGATGTGGGAGGTAGATGTGAGAGGGGGACAGCATGCAGAAACACTGCAGCACATCGGTTGAGTACACATCCAATCACAATACACAAACTCTACTCACCTGGAGATATGAATCGCGCCTTCAAGGACCGCCGCTGAGTGCAACATTGACGCGTCCACTCCCATCTCGCTGCTCTGCCACTCTGGAATTTCGTTGTTGGTAGCAGTAGAGGTAAAAGCAGAggacaggaacaggaacagggTCGGGGTCGGGTAACGAGCATAAAAAGACGAGTAGCTCGGCGTCGAGTTCGAGTGTTGCGACGCTTCGCAGGAAGGGATCGAGTGATACGATCCGTACGGTCAAGTCGTCTGGACTTTTGTCGGTCGTTTCGGgtgctgcttctgcttcgtcTGATAGAGATAAAGATAAGGAGAAGGATGTgactgctggtgctggtgttgtGGATGAAGGTAGGCCGCGCTCGAAGGAGATGCAACTGCAGGCAAAGGGGTTGCCGACTTCCCCACCGCTCCCGCCGCTCCCTCTCTCTGTCGACTCGCCGAAACTGAAGGCGTCGCCTTTGCTCCCGTCCTTGATGCCACTTGCTTCTTCACTCACACatccaccatcctcatcatccctttcacatccaccatcctcttcttccccctccccttccccacATGCACATGCCCATCCACATTCACATACACACTCGCCACCACCCCTACACCCAACTAAAAAATCATCAACgctcaccaacaccaccaccgcctccatCAACAAACCCCTCTCATCCATCGACTCCCTACTCGCATCCGACGTGCCCACGGGCGCTACACTTGAGATCGGCATCCCATGCTCATCTCGTCGAAGCGGAAGCGGCATCCCCCCCGCGAGCGAGAATGTCGTAGACGCAACAGCTGTCCCAAACTCTAAGTAAAGGTAATAAtgtaaataaaataaaaataaagaaaataatAATACCCTCCTGTCGTTGATGGCGACGAGTACGACAGGTTGGAAAATTAGGTCTGCTCCCGCCTCCTGCACTGCTCATGAAGCCGCAGACTAATCTACTGCATTCCACAAGTACGTAGGTAAAGTCGAGAGGAAATGCAGCGTTCTCGTTCATGCACTCCATGCACACGATACACTCGTGCTGAGCGTTGGCTGAGCGTTTTACCAGCGTTTACGGATTTCGCCAGTCCGGGAGACATGAAGAGGTTTGAACGGGAGTTGGGTTTGCTTCTGCGCGAATTGGCGCGTTTGGTTAGATATTGTATGAATTGCATCGTGTTTGTATGCGGATGAAAATGGGTTGCAACAACGATAAGCACCTTTAAAAAAAGGggggaagggaaaggaaacCTTGAATATTTTCATGAACCCAGCAATATTGGGTTTTGTGCAGGGAACCAGGTTGTGCACGTCCGCGACGGGGATAGCAATCTCATCGAGACCACGGAAGCGCTCTTCAAGCCCGTGGAACTCGTCGgactcttcctcttcatcatgtTTGTAAGGGAGAATGTGTCCGAGCCAGCGTCGTGGGCGTACGGGTCGCAGAGCTGCGCCTTTATCTCAGCGTTGAGCTGTTTTGGGGAGGTGGATGGTTAATCTGCACGTCTGCACGTCTTTTTCCGCCTCGTATGTAGTCCTGTAGAACTTGGATGTTAGATGTCTtatgacgaagacgaagattaAGGTTAGATATAGACAGTATGGAATCACGACGTACATTGAACGCAGAGCGTCATGGAAGGGTGGACAGGCCGAAGACGATTCTACAGAACGATGGCATTGGTTGACAGGTCACGCAAGACAAGCTGGGGAAGGAAACACACCTGCGCGGGGCATCAACGGCGTCTTTCCTACAAGCTCAACTGACAGGCACACGGTGTGTTTCGACTATGATCGACGACTTTGACTGGGGAGACACTATGTAGGACATCGGAGAGCTAGGGGGATCAGGAACACAATCTAATCATGAGCATCAGTATATGATACTCAGATTCCGCGCGTCTAAGCGTCACCCTAGTCGCTGAAATCAACAGTGTCGTCTTTTTGGGTAAAAATGAACTGGCGCTGACGCTATGTGTAGACGGGGGCGTTGCAGTTGCGTTGGAGGTTCTGTCGCTGGCGTTGACGACGGCGATGCTGCGAAGAACATGAGAAAGGAGAGGCCTACAGGAAGGGTGCACGGGGTCATGGTGTAACGTCAGTGCTCGCAGGGAAGTTGGCGTACCcagaagagggggaaagaatAAGTTGTCCCAGTAAAGATTGCCGATTAAAGGAACTATTGAGGTCTGCGTATGTTGTGCGCAAATTTTAGACCTGAGAGACAGCGAGAAAGATGGGAAGCGCGTCAACATGTGCTCCTCCAATTGGCGCATACAGATCAACTTTCTCGGTATTAGTTATATTGACAGAAGCGAGTTAAGTCTTGAAGCTCGTCGGTGCATACGGTGTTCGAGGTAACGTGCAGGAAACATGCACGATTAGGGTACATGGGTATAGTGGGAAGTACAACTCCAGGGCGCGCTGAGCGTGTTCGGATCCGGCCGGC
Proteins encoded:
- a CDS encoding DDB1- and CUL4-associated factor 13, with product MERMFAKPLVDSLEGHIDAVEVLYRRPGSLTGVASGSWDGGIILHNLATRKPIAKIPQAHKGKRQGYASLRMVKGFLAAVSIPLNVFPGKLRLSEDQSIHLLTFPTSTETITSVRFNERIIGARKYRIRRDIHAVRYQDWKG